The genomic DNA ACGTCGACTGGACGTAAGCCGTCGCTGGGCCCCCAAACTTCGACCTGGTCGGCGGCGCGGATGACCTTGCAGCCCATGGTTGCGAGCACGTCGAGCACGCCCATGTCTGCCTGCCCGGAGCTGCCGGACAGTCCGAGCACTCGCACACGACCGCCCAGCACGGCGGCTGCCGCAAAGAAGTACGCAGCAGTGGATGCATCGGGTTCCACACGGTAGGGCGCAGCCCGGTAGACCTCACCGGCCTTGACTTCGAGCGAGCGGTTGTCGCGCCAGTGCGCGCGGGCCCCAAAATGTTGCATGATGTCGAGGGTCAACTGCACGTAGGGACGCGAGGCGAGCAGGCCGTCTTGGAGGCGAACGATTACGTCGCGCTGCGCATAAGGGGCGACCAGCAACAGTGCCGATACGAACTGGCTCGAGCGACGAGCATCGATCGTGGTCGTACCCCCCACGAGCCTTCCTTGGGGACTGAAGACTGGAAAACAGCCGGCATGCCCCTCGACCCGCAGCTGTGAGCCCAGCGGTTTCATCGCCTGAGCGAGCTCAGCGATGGGCCGCTGGCGCATGCGCGCGATTCCATCAATGCGCGCCGGGCCCGGTACCAGAGCGCCGGCGACGGCCGTCAGCAGGCGCGCGGCCGTGCCCGAAGCCCCTACGTCGAGCGTCGCGGGAGGCACGGCAGGCTGGCCGGCCACCCCCCGGACGATCCAGGTCTGCCCCTCCTCGACCGTGATTTCCACTCCCAGTGCTCCGAGGGCACGGGCCATCACGTCCAGGTCATCGCTTTGTAGCACGCCCGTCAGGCGGCTTGCGCCGCCGGCAAGCCCCGCGGCGAGCAACGCGCGGTTGGAGCCGCTCTTGGATCCGGGTACGCGAACGTCACTGTCGAGGGGTCCGCGGGTCTCGATGCTGACTTGCTCGGGAAGCGGCTTCGGTGTGG from Pseudomonadota bacterium includes the following:
- the aroA gene encoding 3-phosphoshikimate 1-carboxyvinyltransferase, which codes for MATPKPLPEQVSIETRGPLDSDVRVPGSKSGSNRALLAAGLAGGASRLTGVLQSDDLDVMARALGALGVEITVEEGQTWIVRGVAGQPAVPPATLDVGASGTAARLLTAVAGALVPGPARIDGIARMRQRPIAELAQAMKPLGSQLRVEGHAGCFPVFSPQGRLVGGTTTIDARRSSQFVSALLLVAPYAQRDVIVRLQDGLLASRPYVQLTLDIMQHFGARAHWRDNRSLEVKAGEVYRAAPYRVEPDASTAAYFFAAAAVLGGRVRVLGLSGSSGQADMGVLDVLATMGCKVIRAADQVEVWGPSDGLRPVDVDMNRCPDGVLAVAVTAAFARGPSTIRNVANLRIKESDRLAALERELNRLGAHASSTADSLTISPGELRGVRIDTYHDHRMAMAFSIAGLRVPGVIIHNPACVSKSWPEFFDALERL